The Streptomyces lienomycini sequence CCCGTCCGGCTGCGCCACGCCCTGCTCCGCCTCGGCCTGCGCCGCACCTACGCGGCGCTGCGCCTCGCGTCGGCCCTGCGCCGCCGTACGGCGAACGGCACCACGGCGCTGCTGAACGCCGTCCGGGCCGGCGCCCTCCGCCTGCACTACCGGGTCCAGCGCTGCCTCCCGCTGCGCGCCGACCGTGCCGTCTTCGCCGTCGAGGGGAACCGGGGGTACGGCCGCGATCCGGGCGCGCTGGAGGAGGCGTTCCGCCGCCTCGCGCCGCACGTGCGCACGGCGTGGGCCGCCGACCCCGCGCACCACCACACCGTCCCGCCCGGCACCCGGCGCCTGACCCCCGGCACGGCCGCCCACTGGACGGCCCTGGCCCGCTCCCGCTACCTGGTGCGCGACTCGGCCTTCGACCCGGGGCTGCTCAGGCGCCGTGGCCAGGTCCTGGTGCAGACGCAGGCCGGGACGCCCCTGAAGCACATGGGCCTGGACCTCCAGGAGCGCCCGGCGGCCGCCCACGGCACCGACTTCGCCCGGCTGCTGCGCGACGTCGACTCCTGGGACCACGTGGTCTCCGCCAACCGCCACTCCACCCTGACCTGGGAACGCGTCCACCCCGGCGACTGGACCACCCTGGAGTACGGCCAGCCGCGCACCGACGTCCTCCAGCGGGCGACGGCCGCCGACGTGGCCCGGCTGCGCGAGACCCTCGGCATCCCCGAGGGCACGGTCGCGATCCTGTACGCGCCCACCCACCGCGACTACCGGCGCACCCAGCGCGCCGCCCTGGACCTGGAGCGTGTCGTGCGCCGCCTCGGCCCGCGCTTCATGGTGCTGGCCCGCGCCCACCCCCGCCACGGCGGCCCCCTCGCGGCGTCCGGCGGCCGGGTCCTCGACGTCGGCGACCATCCGCACGTGGAGTCGCTGTGCCTGGCCTCGGACGCCCTGGTCACCGACTACTCGTCCCTGATGTTCGACTACGCGGGCCTGGACCGCCCGGTCGTGATCCACGCGGCCGAGCCCGAGGCGTACGAGGCGGCCCGCGGCACCTACTTCGACCTGCGCTCCTTCCCGCCGGGCGCGATCGCGCGGGACGAGGACGAACTGATCGCGGTGTTCGCGGGCGGCGACTGGCACGGCGCCCGGGCCGCCCGGCTCAGGGCCGCCTTCCGCGAGCGGTTCTGCCCGTACGACGACGGCCGCGCCGCCGACCGCGTCGTGCGCCGGGTCGTCCTGGGCGAGACGGACCTCCCGCCCGTCGTACCGCTCGCCGCGCGCCGCCCCGCGCCCTCGGCCGCCTCCCTGGGCCCCGTCGCCCCGCTTCCGTCCGCCGTGCCCGCCCTCCGGGCGGACGACGCGAACGCGGCGACAGGAGACCCGGCGCGTGCCCCGCTGACCACGGTGCCGCAACCCGCGGGCCCCCGCACCGTCACCGACAGCCTCTGACCGCCGTTTGCCCACTGGGAGTCCGCATGCCCCGCAGTTCGTCGCGGCCCACCCCGACCCGGCCGTCCACGCGGCGGCCGACGGGGCGGCCGGGCCGCCGGCCCGGCCTGCGGGGGACTCCCGTCGGACCGGGACAGGTCTGACCAGGACTTCGAGAGAAAGAGCAGTATGCCCCGCTTCAGCATCATCGTCCCGTCCCATGGGGTCGCGGGGCGGCTCTCCCCGGCACTGGACTCGGTCCTCGCCCAGTCCTTCGGCGACTTCGAGCTGATCCCGGTCTGCGACGGCCCGGACTCCACCGCGGCGGGCGTCGCCGCGGAGCACGCCGAGCGGGACTCGCGGGTGACGCCCGTGCACTCACCGCCGTCGGCCGGTCTCGCCGGGGCGCGCAACACCGGGATGCGGGCGGCGACCGGCGCCTACCTGCTGTTCCTCGACGGCGACGACGTGCTCGTGCCGGGCGCGCTGACGGCCCTGGACGCGCGGCTGGCGGACACCGGCGGCGTGGACGTGCTGTACTTCGAGCACGAGCGGGTGCCCTGGTGGGAGGGCGAGGCCACCAATCCGGCCGCCCCGCTGCTGGCGAAGGCACCGGACGGCGCCTTCTCCCCCGGCCGCGCCCCGCACCTCACCGGCGTGCACCTGCCCGCGTGGAGCGCGGTCCACCGCCGTACCTTCCTCACCGAGCGCCGGCTGGAGTTCCCCGGCGGGCACTTCACGGACGTCGGCTTCGGCGCACTGGTGGCGGCGCGCGCCGAGCGGGTGGCGGTGCTGCGGTCCGTGGTCGTCCGGCATCTGGTGCGGCGCCAGGGCAGCCGGCTGAACCTGCCGGGCGAGCACCACGCGGAACTGCTCGACCAGGCGGAGCTGGCGCTGACCCACGCCGCCGAGCACGGGCTGCCGGCCGAGCGGCGCGGCCCGCTGTTCGAGCAGCTGTTCGCCGCGGTCCTGAAGACGGCCACCCATCCCCGGCGCCTGACGCGCCGGGGGCGCCGTGCCTTCTACCGCCGGGCGAGCCGCCTGTACCGGCGCCACCGCCCCGCCGGGTTCCGGCCGCCGGGCGGACGGCTGGGCGTGCAGCACCGGCTGCTGGCGTCGGGGTCGTACACCGGATTCCGCGCCCTGCGCGCCGCCAACCGGGCCGCGACCGGCGTACTGCGGCGCCTGCCGTGGCCCCGGGGGCTGCGCACCCGCCTGCGATACCGCCGCCACCTGCGCCGCCCGCTGGATCCCCACCT is a genomic window containing:
- a CDS encoding bifunctional glycosyltransferase/CDP-glycerol:glycerophosphate glycerophosphotransferase; amino-acid sequence: MPRFSVIVPAYRVQAYLHACLESVLAQSYPDFELIVVDDGSPDACGAIADEFAALDPRVRVVRLPRNEGLGPARNAGMARAGGDYLVFLDGDDTLTPGALRAVADRIKETGGPDVLVYDYARTYWTGETVRNQAAAHLTEQGPAPFRLTDRPGLLKLLMVAWNKAVRREFAEREGLTFPPGYYEDTPWTYPVLMTAGSVATLDRVCVHYRQRRRGSILGTPSERHLDVFDQYDRVFAFLESRESRPGTHPDPARWRPLLYRRMADHLTTVYTRPDRLPRSLRAEFLRRARVHCRRYRVPGAPAPLPVRLRHALLRLGLRRTYAALRLASALRRRTANGTTALLNAVRAGALRLHYRVQRCLPLRADRAVFAVEGNRGYGRDPGALEEAFRRLAPHVRTAWAADPAHHHTVPPGTRRLTPGTAAHWTALARSRYLVRDSAFDPGLLRRRGQVLVQTQAGTPLKHMGLDLQERPAAAHGTDFARLLRDVDSWDHVVSANRHSTLTWERVHPGDWTTLEYGQPRTDVLQRATAADVARLRETLGIPEGTVAILYAPTHRDYRRTQRAALDLERVVRRLGPRFMVLARAHPRHGGPLAASGGRVLDVGDHPHVESLCLASDALVTDYSSLMFDYAGLDRPVVIHAAEPEAYEAARGTYFDLRSFPPGAIARDEDELIAVFAGGDWHGARAARLRAAFRERFCPYDDGRAADRVVRRVVLGETDLPPVVPLAARRPAPSAASLGPVAPLPSAVPALRADDANAATGDPARAPLTTVPQPAGPRTVTDSL